One stretch of Schlesneria sp. DSM 10557 DNA includes these proteins:
- a CDS encoding AAA family ATPase, which yields MRVLELVRTSRQRIRTELAKTIVGQSEAVEQLLISLFAGGHCLITGAPGLAKTLLVKSIAQVFHLKFQRIQFTPDLMPADITGTEILEQDESGRRQVVFVKGPIFANVLLADEINRTPPKTQAALLEAMQEHQVTAAGTKYILEEPFFVLATQNPIEMEGTYPLPEAQLDRFMFNVVIDYLPEDDEVAVVARTTSAPSEAIEALFTGEDVQQIHALVRKVPVAEDVVRYAVRLAAASRPNQANTPDFVNEYVSWGAGLRAAQYLILGGKARALLAGRANVTWEDIRALAAPVLRHRVLINYRAEAAGQTVDNIISRILDTVKEL from the coding sequence ATGCGCGTGCTTGAACTGGTTCGAACCAGTCGGCAACGGATTCGCACGGAACTTGCAAAAACCATCGTCGGGCAATCCGAAGCGGTTGAGCAACTTTTGATTTCCTTGTTCGCCGGTGGCCATTGTCTGATCACCGGAGCTCCCGGACTGGCCAAGACGCTGCTTGTGAAATCGATCGCTCAGGTCTTTCATCTGAAGTTTCAGCGAATTCAGTTCACCCCCGACCTGATGCCCGCAGACATCACGGGGACCGAGATTCTTGAACAGGACGAATCCGGACGACGGCAAGTCGTGTTCGTAAAGGGCCCCATTTTCGCCAACGTGCTGCTGGCCGACGAAATCAACCGGACACCTCCCAAGACACAGGCCGCACTTCTGGAAGCCATGCAGGAGCACCAGGTCACGGCTGCGGGAACAAAGTACATACTGGAAGAGCCGTTTTTTGTTCTGGCAACACAGAACCCGATCGAAATGGAAGGGACGTATCCCCTTCCCGAAGCTCAGCTCGATCGCTTCATGTTCAATGTCGTGATCGACTACCTTCCCGAAGATGACGAAGTCGCCGTCGTGGCGCGCACCACTTCCGCCCCTTCCGAGGCGATCGAGGCCCTGTTCACGGGTGAAGACGTCCAGCAGATTCACGCGCTCGTCCGAAAAGTTCCCGTGGCGGAAGATGTTGTCCGATACGCCGTGCGCCTGGCTGCCGCATCCCGCCCAAATCAGGCGAACACACCTGACTTCGTCAACGAGTATGTCTCCTGGGGTGCGGGGCTTCGCGCTGCTCAGTACCTGATCCTTGGTGGAAAGGCCCGAGCCTTGCTGGCAGGTCGGGCGAATGTCACCTGGGAAGATATTCGCGCCCTGGCCGCCCCGGTCCTCAGGCACCGCGTCCTCATTAACTACCGCGCGGAAGCCGCGGGTCAGACGGTCGACAATATCATCTCGAGAATCCTCGACACGGTGAAAGAGTTATAA
- a CDS encoding DUF4159 domain-containing protein, with product MKRFVSAISLLALLLAVMGVIGLTYAQNRSFSRRFSGRLETSVPDNRNGVPLWEVDPAFKDDVFTFVRIEYDSMRRPGSWLTDFPDADLNLSYRLQQLTSMKVDPNGRIMRLTDPDLFRYPFIYLIEPGGIYLSPDEIAALRRYLLNGGFLMVDDFWGEDEWRSLYEAMKQVFPDREPVELPLEHPIFHCVYDLKEKPQIPAIGVAMDGRSTGRTWEREDARTPHYRGIFDDKGRLMALICHNTDLGDGWEREGEDPWYFTEFSEKKAYPLGINIIFYAMTH from the coding sequence ATGAAACGTTTCGTTTCCGCGATCAGTCTGCTCGCGCTACTGCTGGCGGTTATGGGAGTCATCGGACTGACGTATGCCCAGAATCGCTCCTTTTCCCGGCGGTTCAGCGGACGATTAGAAACGTCTGTGCCCGACAACCGCAATGGGGTACCTCTCTGGGAAGTGGATCCTGCATTCAAAGACGACGTCTTCACCTTCGTTCGCATCGAATATGATTCAATGCGTCGGCCGGGCTCCTGGTTGACTGACTTCCCCGACGCGGACCTGAATCTTTCGTATCGTCTCCAGCAGTTAACATCGATGAAGGTCGACCCCAACGGCCGGATCATGCGTCTGACCGATCCGGATCTGTTCCGATACCCCTTCATCTATCTGATCGAACCTGGTGGCATCTATTTGTCACCTGACGAAATCGCAGCACTCAGACGCTACCTGTTAAATGGTGGTTTTCTGATGGTGGATGATTTCTGGGGAGAAGACGAGTGGCGATCACTCTACGAGGCGATGAAACAGGTCTTTCCTGACCGCGAACCAGTGGAATTGCCCCTTGAACATCCCATTTTCCACTGCGTCTATGACTTGAAAGAAAAACCACAGATTCCTGCCATCGGAGTCGCCATGGATGGGCGTTCCACTGGAAGAACTTGGGAACGTGAGGACGCCAGGACGCCCCACTACCGCGGCATCTTCGATGACAAGGGGCGGTTGATGGCTCTGATTTGTCATAACACGGACCTCGGAGACGGCTGGGAACGGGAAGGTGAAGACCCCTGGTACTTCACCGAGTTTTCCGAGAAGAAAGCCTATCCTCTGGGGATCAATATCATCTTCTATGCCATGACGCACTAA
- a CDS encoding tetratricopeptide repeat protein, with protein sequence MPEAVRTCDLARNCIRPLSGRPARETSSASTVSEITSDHGCKVPRRFPRRNGALTAIFYFCLVASLLGPVSFLVAAEVEPTRQLLISGKYDECIEVTAKAIDDRVFGEEWYSFKAEAEMQTGRYKDAFETISGGLTRYAWSIRLRQGGIEPARMSGNVDQGTQWQEEMADIVNRAAWRYNGDPDSLVSLGKVAAATGADARQVLEIFFDRALKVSPGHRGAILASGELALSKKDFAVAAETFQEGLKAHPNDPDVHFGMARAIESSQPPLASHHLSETLRLNPHHVPAMLHRAAQAIDAERYSDATSLLEDALKINPANPLIWAYRAVLAHLNNEPEKEAEYRERALTPWPENPVVDYQIGRKLSQKYRFAEGSEHQRTALKFDPGYQPARVQLAQDLLRLGDEEEGWKLSELALKHDAYDVQVFNLMQLRDELSKFTTLEADGFRVRMEATEAAIYGHDVLQLLKRAKDTLCPKYGIELQSVITVEIFPDPNDFAVRTFGLPGADGFLGVCFGKVITANSPASQKDSPVNWQSVLWHEFCHVVTLEKTRNRMPRWLSEGISVYEERQAGATWGQRMSPKHRKRILDRGVSSVRDMSGTFMRTDTPEDLQFAYYQSSLLVEFLIEKYGLDSMRNILGDLGAGIPVEVSIERHTSSLDQIDHEFHDYALEMARRLAPELDWEQYDLSAIRDDDDPERLERWVEDHPTSIQGLTMLADQMVMKREFDKAKKSLTKLIELYPEQTGLDSAYILLAAIHRELEETGEERQVLEQYVTHTDDAKSALLRLIDLQTAASDWAAAAASVRKLLEVNPLLPQAQRARAMTSEQLGIVEDAIQGLRAVLLMDPEDPAEAHFRLARLLNGQGDAEAKLHVLAALEEAPRYREAQKLLLKIVRTHPAEASPPDSVTEPPSNTAPEANPVPTDATKMP encoded by the coding sequence ATGCCCGAGGCCGTACGAACTTGTGACCTGGCGAGAAATTGCATCCGCCCTCTTTCCGGGCGCCCCGCGCGCGAAACAAGCTCAGCGAGTACGGTCTCCGAAATCACATCGGATCATGGGTGCAAAGTCCCCCGTCGTTTCCCTCGAAGAAACGGTGCCCTCACAGCAATTTTTTACTTTTGCCTCGTTGCCAGTCTGCTTGGCCCCGTCTCGTTCCTGGTGGCCGCAGAAGTCGAGCCGACCCGCCAACTGCTGATCAGCGGGAAGTATGACGAATGCATTGAAGTCACGGCGAAAGCAATTGATGACCGCGTCTTCGGCGAAGAATGGTATTCGTTCAAAGCAGAAGCCGAGATGCAAACCGGCCGGTACAAGGACGCGTTTGAGACCATCTCGGGAGGATTGACGCGCTACGCCTGGAGCATCCGACTGCGACAGGGTGGTATCGAACCGGCTCGAATGTCGGGCAATGTCGATCAAGGGACGCAGTGGCAAGAAGAGATGGCGGACATCGTCAATCGCGCCGCGTGGCGCTACAACGGTGATCCTGACAGTTTGGTCTCGCTGGGCAAAGTCGCTGCGGCGACAGGAGCGGACGCCCGGCAGGTCCTCGAAATTTTTTTTGACCGTGCTCTCAAAGTCAGCCCGGGCCACCGGGGTGCCATTCTGGCGAGCGGTGAGCTGGCTCTTTCAAAAAAAGACTTTGCAGTCGCCGCGGAGACATTTCAGGAGGGCCTGAAAGCGCATCCAAACGATCCTGACGTGCACTTCGGCATGGCGAGAGCCATCGAAAGTTCGCAGCCTCCACTTGCCAGTCACCACCTCTCCGAGACTTTGCGACTCAACCCCCACCACGTCCCCGCCATGCTGCATCGAGCGGCACAGGCGATTGATGCCGAGCGGTATAGCGATGCCACGAGCCTGCTGGAAGATGCTCTCAAAATCAATCCGGCCAATCCCCTGATCTGGGCTTACCGAGCAGTTCTGGCTCATTTGAACAATGAGCCAGAAAAGGAAGCGGAGTACCGGGAACGGGCTCTCACACCCTGGCCTGAAAATCCCGTTGTCGACTATCAGATTGGACGGAAGCTTTCACAAAAGTACCGGTTTGCAGAGGGGTCAGAGCATCAGCGGACAGCGCTGAAGTTCGATCCGGGCTATCAGCCGGCGCGCGTGCAACTCGCTCAGGACCTGCTTCGGCTGGGAGATGAGGAAGAAGGGTGGAAGCTGAGCGAACTGGCATTGAAGCACGATGCGTATGACGTACAGGTCTTCAACCTGATGCAGCTACGTGATGAACTGAGCAAGTTCACCACGTTGGAAGCAGATGGCTTTCGCGTCCGTATGGAAGCAACGGAAGCCGCTATCTACGGGCACGATGTGCTTCAGCTATTGAAGCGTGCCAAGGACACACTCTGTCCCAAGTACGGCATCGAATTGCAGAGCGTGATTACCGTTGAGATTTTTCCGGATCCCAATGATTTCGCGGTCCGAACATTCGGGCTGCCGGGAGCGGATGGTTTCCTGGGGGTCTGTTTCGGCAAAGTCATCACGGCCAATAGCCCCGCCTCCCAGAAGGACAGTCCGGTCAACTGGCAGTCCGTACTATGGCACGAGTTCTGTCACGTGGTCACACTGGAAAAAACGCGAAACCGTATGCCGCGATGGCTCAGCGAAGGGATTTCCGTCTACGAAGAGCGTCAGGCAGGAGCGACGTGGGGACAACGGATGTCACCCAAACACCGCAAGCGGATTCTCGACCGGGGAGTCTCATCCGTAAGAGACATGAGCGGCACGTTCATGCGAACGGACACTCCAGAAGATCTTCAGTTCGCCTACTACCAGTCCTCCCTGCTGGTGGAATTCTTGATTGAGAAGTATGGCCTGGATTCAATGAGAAACATCCTTGGCGATCTGGGGGCCGGGATTCCTGTCGAGGTTTCGATCGAGCGGCACACGTCATCACTCGATCAGATCGATCACGAGTTTCATGACTACGCCCTTGAAATGGCCCGGCGTCTCGCTCCGGAACTTGACTGGGAACAGTATGACTTGTCGGCCATCCGGGATGATGACGATCCCGAGCGACTGGAGCGTTGGGTAGAAGATCACCCCACCAGTATCCAGGGATTGACCATGCTTGCGGATCAGATGGTAATGAAACGCGAGTTTGACAAAGCCAAAAAATCACTCACAAAGTTGATCGAGTTGTACCCGGAGCAAACGGGGCTCGACAGCGCTTACATCCTGCTGGCAGCGATCCACCGGGAACTGGAAGAGACCGGCGAGGAACGTCAGGTCCTGGAGCAATACGTCACTCACACAGATGACGCCAAGTCAGCCCTGCTCCGTTTAATCGATCTGCAGACAGCCGCCAGTGACTGGGCTGCCGCCGCAGCCAGCGTTCGCAAACTGCTCGAAGTCAATCCTCTGCTTCCTCAGGCCCAGCGAGCACGTGCAATGACCAGCGAGCAGCTTGGTATCGTCGAAGACGCCATTCAGGGACTAAGGGCGGTTCTCCTGATGGATCCGGAAGATCCCGCAGAAGCTCACTTCCGTCTGGCGCGATTGTTGAATGGGCAAGGGGACGCGGAAGCGAAGTTGCACGTTCTTGCAGCCCTCGAAGAGGCCCCCCGATATCGCGAGGCGCAAAAGCTACTTCTCAAAATTGTGCGGACCCACCCCGCCGAAGCAAGCCCTCCTGATTCAGTTACTGAGCCTCCTTCAAACACGGCCCCCGAGGCCAATCCCGTTCCTACCGACGCGACAAAAATGCCTTGA
- the ilvC gene encoding ketol-acid reductoisomerase, with the protein MAAKVYYDDDADLSLLKGKTIAILGYGSQGHAQAQNLRDSGCTVVVGQRPGSKNYDLAVSHGFKPVSIAEATKQADLVNILLPDEVQGDIYRTEIKPNLKPGALLMCSHGFNMHFGQVVPPEGVDAALVAPKGPGHLVRAEYEKGGGVPSLIALTPGASETSRKLALAYAKGIGGTRGGVIETTIAEETETDLFGEQVVLCGGVSALIKAAFETLVEAGYQPEMAYFECMHELKLIVDLFYQGGLNYMRYSVSNTAEFGDYTRGPRIVTDATKAEMKKILHEIQTGQFAREWILENRANQPTFQAIKRRERTHQLEETGKQLRRMMKWINAKEY; encoded by the coding sequence ATGGCCGCCAAGGTTTATTATGACGACGACGCCGACTTGTCCCTGCTGAAGGGAAAGACCATTGCAATTCTTGGCTACGGCAGCCAGGGCCACGCACAGGCCCAGAACCTGCGCGACAGCGGCTGCACCGTCGTCGTCGGACAGCGTCCTGGCAGCAAGAACTACGATCTGGCCGTCAGCCACGGTTTCAAGCCGGTTTCGATCGCCGAAGCGACCAAGCAGGCTGACCTCGTCAACATTCTGCTGCCTGACGAAGTTCAGGGCGACATCTACCGCACCGAAATCAAGCCAAACCTGAAGCCCGGTGCACTGCTGATGTGCTCGCACGGTTTCAACATGCACTTCGGTCAGGTCGTCCCCCCCGAAGGGGTCGATGCTGCACTGGTGGCCCCGAAGGGTCCCGGCCATCTCGTCCGTGCTGAGTACGAAAAAGGGGGCGGTGTCCCCAGCCTGATCGCCCTGACCCCCGGCGCGTCAGAAACCAGCCGCAAGCTCGCCCTGGCCTACGCCAAGGGGATCGGTGGAACTCGCGGTGGTGTGATCGAAACCACGATCGCTGAAGAAACCGAAACTGACCTGTTCGGCGAACAGGTTGTGCTGTGCGGTGGTGTCAGTGCTCTGATCAAGGCTGCCTTCGAAACATTGGTTGAAGCTGGCTACCAGCCCGAAATGGCCTACTTCGAATGTATGCACGAATTGAAGTTGATCGTCGACCTGTTCTATCAGGGTGGACTCAACTACATGCGGTACAGTGTTTCGAACACGGCAGAATTCGGTGACTACACCCGCGGTCCTCGTATCGTCACCGATGCGACCAAGGCCGAAATGAAGAAGATTCTGCATGAGATCCAGACCGGCCAGTTCGCACGCGAGTGGATTCTCGAAAATCGTGCTAACCAGCCAACCTTCCAGGCCATCAAGCGACGCGAGCGGACTCATCAGCTCGAAGAAACGGGCAAGCAGCTCCGCCGGATGATGAAGTGGATCAATGCAAAGGAATATTAA
- the ilvN gene encoding acetolactate synthase small subunit, with protein sequence MKHVLSAMVMNQPGVLAHISGMLASRAFNIESLAVGVTERPEFSRITFVVAGDDKVLDQVRKQLEKIVTVVKVVDYQHQDLVERDLMLIKVSTAGDQLSNVREMVEIFRGKVVDVGSLHVMIEISGSESKLTAFIELMRPFGIIEMVRTGRIALAREKSLSVEDALQPPPAYEEEAAISG encoded by the coding sequence ATGAAGCATGTGCTGTCCGCGATGGTGATGAACCAGCCGGGTGTGCTGGCCCACATCTCCGGAATGCTCGCCTCGCGCGCATTCAACATTGAAAGTCTGGCCGTCGGCGTGACCGAGCGGCCTGAGTTTTCGCGTATCACCTTTGTGGTCGCCGGTGATGACAAGGTTCTGGACCAGGTCCGGAAACAGCTTGAAAAGATTGTGACTGTCGTCAAGGTTGTCGACTATCAGCACCAGGATCTGGTCGAACGTGATCTGATGTTGATCAAGGTGTCGACGGCAGGTGACCAGCTCTCCAATGTCCGTGAAATGGTTGAAATCTTTCGCGGAAAAGTTGTCGACGTCGGTTCTTTGCACGTGATGATCGAGATTTCGGGATCCGAGAGCAAACTGACCGCCTTTATCGAACTGATGCGTCCATTCGGGATCATCGAAATGGTTCGGACCGGCCGGATCGCATTGGCCCGGGAAAAATCATTGTCGGTTGAAGACGCACTTCAACCACCTCCCGCCTACGAAGAAGAAGCCGCCATCAGCGGTTGA
- a CDS encoding PVC-type heme-binding CxxCH protein, whose product MTRSSALMTMMLFMVPGLAAAADGPLPPKEAAASISLPEGFRATLFAGEPDVSQPMSITFDDRGRMWVVECRTYPKWQPANVTEGTDRILILEDVDGDGQFDKRTVFLDKGVNLSSVEFGFGGVFVTAIPKLIFIPDANGDDVPDGPAQVLLDGFDVKAIHNVANSLTWGPDGWLYGCNGILSNSRIGKPGTPDAQRVPMNCGIWRYHPVRHDFEVVAHGTTNPWGLAFDDRGEAFLTNCVIEHVFHVVPGSRFKRMFGQDFNPMTFELMQTCADHIHWAGGTWEGSRDGKGKHGEAGGGHAHSGAMIYVGDQFPAEYHNNLFTLNIHGQRLNRDLLERHASGYVARHQTDFAPSGDPWFRGVCVKQGPDGIYFTDWSDTGECHNYDDLTIHRGNGRIFKVTYGTNHPAYGNLAKLSDDQLIDLLSMKDGLRANSARRILQERSVQKKLSSQARNRLNKDFDALMIDAGNGQTSKSLQYAWTLHAIGELNEYNLNSLLRSRDDTHRGWGVRLALEEKTASPEVVSRLAELARRDSSPYVRLQLASGLQRLPLDQRKAIAAGLVSHASDAPDTNLVLLTWYGIEPLISLADDEVLPLALQTKIPKLRQFIARHLATRPSPRFAPVLRWLEESDDNVATQRDVLTGLYSAIEGRRDLKADPGWAAVADRYAMSSDANVRELSHRISLVQGSDASYNEFVKIVQNDKIDAAQRERALADLVTTRRPGVADLLLDRLGDSELRASAIRGLAGFDREEVGSALLGMYALLTDAEKLDAISTLTAREKTALALVSAVDAGQIDRQDLSEFDIRQLQRFKEPKLKELVNKLFGAKPSTEERAQQIASMKKQVLEGDPQTANPKNGRALFQKNCASCHTLFGEGRQVGPDLTGAQRTDLDYILINVMDPSALVGHAYRVTIVELKDGRVINGIVKGEDASTITLQTATDRVVVATQDIEDRQQQSVSMMPEGLLNRLSIQEVRDLVSYLSSEAQPQ is encoded by the coding sequence ATGACTCGATCTTCGGCATTGATGACGATGATGTTGTTCATGGTCCCCGGACTGGCTGCTGCGGCCGATGGACCTCTCCCTCCGAAAGAAGCGGCTGCCAGCATTTCGCTTCCGGAAGGATTCCGGGCCACATTGTTTGCCGGTGAGCCCGATGTTTCGCAGCCGATGTCGATCACGTTCGATGATCGAGGACGAATGTGGGTGGTCGAATGCCGAACCTATCCCAAGTGGCAGCCTGCCAACGTGACTGAAGGAACGGACCGCATCCTGATCCTCGAAGACGTTGACGGGGACGGACAGTTCGACAAGCGGACGGTCTTTCTGGACAAAGGGGTCAACCTCAGTTCTGTGGAATTCGGCTTCGGCGGAGTTTTCGTCACCGCAATTCCTAAACTGATCTTCATTCCCGATGCGAACGGAGATGACGTTCCAGACGGACCGGCTCAAGTGCTTCTGGACGGTTTCGACGTGAAGGCAATTCACAACGTGGCCAATAGCCTCACCTGGGGCCCCGACGGCTGGCTGTACGGTTGCAACGGAATCCTTTCGAACTCCCGTATCGGCAAGCCGGGAACTCCGGACGCCCAGCGAGTCCCGATGAATTGTGGAATCTGGCGCTATCATCCCGTGCGGCACGATTTCGAAGTCGTTGCTCACGGAACGACCAACCCCTGGGGGCTGGCATTTGACGACCGAGGAGAAGCATTTCTGACAAACTGCGTCATCGAACACGTTTTTCACGTGGTCCCGGGCTCCCGTTTCAAGCGGATGTTTGGACAGGACTTTAACCCGATGACGTTCGAGTTGATGCAGACTTGTGCTGACCACATCCACTGGGCGGGGGGGACCTGGGAAGGTTCCCGCGACGGCAAAGGAAAGCACGGTGAGGCCGGTGGGGGACATGCCCACTCGGGAGCCATGATTTACGTCGGCGACCAGTTTCCCGCCGAATACCACAACAATCTGTTTACGCTGAATATCCATGGTCAGCGTCTCAACCGTGACTTGCTGGAACGCCACGCCTCAGGCTATGTCGCGCGACATCAGACGGATTTTGCCCCGTCTGGTGATCCCTGGTTCCGTGGCGTCTGCGTCAAGCAGGGTCCGGACGGGATCTATTTCACTGACTGGTCCGACACGGGCGAATGTCACAACTACGACGATCTGACAATCCACCGCGGGAATGGCCGAATTTTCAAGGTCACTTACGGAACCAATCACCCCGCCTACGGGAATCTTGCCAAGCTCTCTGACGATCAATTGATTGATCTGCTGTCGATGAAGGACGGACTTCGGGCCAACTCGGCACGTCGAATTCTTCAAGAACGATCGGTTCAGAAGAAACTGTCGTCGCAGGCCCGTAACCGGCTTAACAAAGATTTCGATGCACTCATGATCGATGCCGGCAACGGTCAAACGTCGAAATCACTGCAGTATGCCTGGACACTGCATGCGATTGGCGAATTGAATGAGTACAATCTGAATTCATTGCTCCGCTCACGCGATGACACCCACCGTGGCTGGGGCGTGCGCCTGGCCCTGGAAGAGAAAACCGCTTCTCCTGAAGTAGTCTCGCGTCTGGCGGAACTTGCCCGCCGAGACTCGTCTCCTTACGTTCGTTTGCAGCTCGCCTCTGGCCTTCAACGCCTGCCACTCGATCAGCGAAAGGCGATTGCAGCCGGACTTGTCAGCCATGCCTCAGATGCTCCTGATACGAACCTTGTCCTGCTGACATGGTATGGCATCGAGCCTCTGATCTCGCTCGCGGACGATGAAGTTCTGCCACTGGCGCTGCAGACGAAAATTCCCAAGTTGCGTCAATTTATCGCACGACATCTGGCCACGCGGCCATCCCCCCGATTCGCGCCCGTCTTACGTTGGCTGGAAGAGTCGGACGATAACGTTGCCACGCAGCGTGATGTTCTGACGGGGCTCTATTCCGCCATCGAAGGACGACGTGATCTGAAGGCGGATCCCGGCTGGGCCGCGGTTGCCGATCGCTATGCGATGAGTTCCGACGCCAACGTGCGGGAGTTGAGTCACCGCATTTCGCTCGTTCAGGGGAGCGACGCGTCTTACAACGAGTTCGTCAAGATCGTGCAGAATGACAAAATTGACGCCGCCCAGCGTGAGCGGGCACTCGCCGACCTCGTGACCACGCGGCGTCCAGGAGTAGCAGACCTGCTGCTTGACCGTCTTGGTGACTCTGAACTGCGGGCTTCAGCCATTCGAGGACTGGCGGGTTTTGATCGAGAAGAAGTGGGCAGTGCCCTGCTTGGAATGTACGCGTTGTTGACCGACGCAGAGAAACTCGACGCGATCAGCACGCTAACGGCTCGTGAAAAGACTGCTCTGGCTCTCGTCTCGGCGGTCGACGCGGGTCAGATCGATCGACAGGATCTGTCGGAATTCGACATCCGTCAGTTACAGCGGTTCAAGGAACCGAAGTTGAAGGAACTGGTCAACAAGTTGTTTGGCGCAAAGCCGTCGACTGAAGAACGAGCTCAGCAGATTGCCTCGATGAAGAAGCAGGTTCTTGAAGGTGACCCACAAACGGCCAATCCAAAGAACGGACGGGCACTCTTCCAGAAAAATTGTGCTTCATGTCACACACTCTTTGGGGAAGGGCGACAGGTTGGTCCCGATCTCACCGGGGCTCAGCGAACGGATCTCGATTACATCTTGATCAATGTCATGGACCCCAGCGCACTCGTGGGGCATGCGTACCGCGTGACGATTGTCGAGTTGAAGGACGGACGAGTCATCAATGGAATCGTGAAGGGGGAAGACGCGAGCACGATTACACTGCAAACCGCAACGGACCGAGTGGTCGTCGCAACGCAGGACATCGAAGACCGGCAGCAGCAGTCGGTTTCCATGATGCCCGAAGGTCTGCTCAACCGGCTTTCCATTCAGGAAGTGCGAGACCTTGTCAGTTACCTGAGCAGCGAAGCCCAGCCACAGTAG
- a CDS encoding PEP-CTERM sorting domain-containing protein, whose product MNPTSNLGLPLLAYRKVLAIAFAAVSLTFQSTEAGLVHTYEAAGVQTSSAVNTTTINFDSANPGYHGSQTFNLPGDLTATYTNNQFNNTANQYGGAGGNGQYLNVTDQFPVTLTLTKTSDPSQNAPQAYFGMWISAADAANKIEFFLGNTLVDTFTATASYLSSLSPAYYGNPNAPFLGANPSEPYVFVNFYSTDAGNLFDKIVFTNIYPNPLGSSFESDNHTFSTTIQPPANVPEPSSFALLGLGGIGIAVGAYRRRRSLGLTH is encoded by the coding sequence GTGAATCCAACTTCGAATTTAGGTCTACCTCTATTAGCCTACCGCAAGGTGCTGGCAATTGCCTTCGCGGCAGTCTCCCTCACTTTTCAGTCCACAGAAGCGGGATTAGTCCATACCTATGAAGCAGCCGGAGTGCAGACTTCGAGCGCGGTGAACACCACCACCATTAACTTCGATTCGGCGAATCCGGGCTACCATGGTTCTCAGACATTCAACCTGCCAGGAGACCTGACCGCGACTTATACCAACAATCAATTCAACAACACTGCAAACCAGTACGGTGGTGCAGGGGGAAACGGACAGTATCTGAATGTCACGGATCAGTTTCCCGTCACGTTGACGCTCACGAAGACCAGCGATCCTTCCCAAAACGCGCCGCAGGCCTATTTCGGCATGTGGATCTCGGCCGCGGATGCCGCCAATAAGATCGAGTTCTTCCTCGGGAACACTCTGGTTGACACTTTCACCGCGACAGCTTCATACCTTTCCTCGCTCTCACCCGCGTACTACGGGAATCCCAACGCTCCATTCCTCGGAGCCAACCCCTCAGAACCCTATGTCTTCGTGAATTTCTACTCGACGGATGCGGGCAATCTTTTTGACAAAATCGTCTTTACGAACATCTATCCCAATCCATTGGGAAGTAGTTTTGAAAGCGACAATCACACCTTCAGCACAACGATCCAGCCTCCTGCCAATGTCCCCGAGCCATCCTCCTTCGCCCTGTTAGGGCTTGGCGGTATCGGAATCGCCGTGGGTGCCTATCGCCGCCGCCGTAGCCTGGGCCTGACTCACTGA